Within the Vicinamibacteria bacterium genome, the region CGTGTTCGGCGTCGGGTTGTTTCTCGCGAATCTTGCCGCGCAGACGATTCGCGCGAGCGGCAGCGCCCAGGCGGGAATCCTGGCGACCGCGGCGCGGATCGGGGTCCTCGTGCTTTCGACAGCGGTAGCGCTGCGCCAGATGGGTATCGCGAACGAGATCATCGAGCTTGCGTTCGGGCTCGTGCTGGGATCGGTCGCGGTCGCCGCGGCCATCGCCTTCGGTCTCGGAGGTCGCGAAGTGGCCGCGAAGCAAGTAGAAGCCTGGCGAGAAAGCCTGCGGTAAGATGGGCGTTCTTCCATGGGCTCACCCTTCGTCATCGAGCATCGAATTCCCTGGTCGGACGTGGATCTCGCGAAGCTCGTGTATTTCCCGCGCTATTTCAGTTACTTCGAGATGGCCGAGCTCGAGTGGATCCGGCAGCACGGCCTGAGCTACGAGAAGCTACTCGAAGAGCTGGACATCTGGATGCCTCGGGTCGCGGCCCACGCGAACTATCGTTCACCCGCTCGCCTCGCCGATCCGATCGCCATCGAGATGCGGCTCGGGCGGTTGGGCCACTCGAGCTTCACTCTGGGCTTCGACGCGTTGCTCCTCCCCGAGCGAAAGCCGGTCGCCGATGGGTACATCGTCATCGCGACCGTCGCGCGTTCGAGCTATCGACCGACGAAGGTGCCGGAGAAACTGCGAGCGCTCCTCGCGGAGCTCGAGACGCGGGATGTGGCCAGGTGACGCCGGAGGCATTTCGGAGGCGTTTCCCCATTTTCCAACGGAAGGTGTTCCTGAATAGCTGCTCCAAAGGGGCCCTGGGAGATTCCGTCGAAGCGGCCTACGCCGGATATCTGCATTCGTGGAGGTCCTTCGGCTCCCCGTGGGAGGAATGGGTCGAGGTTCTCGAGCGAGCCCGGGCGCGCTTCTCCGCCTTCATCGGCTGCTCGGCCGACGAGCTGGCGCTCACGTTTTGCGCCTCGACGGCGGTGGGAAGCCTCGCGAGCGCGCTCTCGTTCGGTGGGGCGAGGAATCGAGTCCTGCT harbors:
- a CDS encoding thioesterase family protein — its product is MGSPFVIEHRIPWSDVDLAKLVYFPRYFSYFEMAELEWIRQHGLSYEKLLEELDIWMPRVAAHANYRSPARLADPIAIEMRLGRLGHSSFTLGFDALLLPERKPVADGYIVIATVARSSYRPTKVPEKLRALLAELETRDVAR